One genomic region from Nymphalis io chromosome 18, ilAglIoxx1.1, whole genome shotgun sequence encodes:
- the LOC126775534 gene encoding BRCA1-associated protein isoform X1 — protein sequence MSVSLCVLRIEIDEEVTEMGDNPVEVELAKEQKKKDRGARDSKTITVETYASVLMGPNSVSGILPTSSRRSPLEGSTSEDDNTISFFCGNPLVEVTKGVLHLYKENELKEAEEAKTLCLLSVPGALGAADLLAFAAACQEDISHVRVLRDGSPDHYMALLTFRTCQSAREFHSAFSGVPYSSLEPQALCHMAWVSRVEWARHGAAPPSHTELPTCPVCLERMDESVAGVLSVQCAHAFHAECLVRWRDARCPVCRCAQTPEPRERALCQQCESEREGEDTVEAEDECASAGEGEGGEGAAEGLDAGSLWICLICGHVGCGRYEKGHAAKHFQASNHTYALQLGSNRVWDYAGDNFVHRLVQNKADGKLVAAEGTAHDDKLDNAQLEFTYILTRQLDGQRSYYEERIAELERARAAELCAARARAAGAGAEAAALRDTLAALRRDHAALERRLHHLTAKVSTLQSALSEERSLAAAMARSHAQWQERADAREQELATEVADLKEQVRDVMFFVEARGQLEKTEVATQEEIASSSVTVQAPAKPRRRRR from the exons atgtctgTATCTTTGTGCGTTTTACGGATAGAAATAGACGAAGAAGTGACTGAAATGGGTGATAATCCAGTTGAAGTTG aACTAGCTAAAGAACAGAAGAAAAAAGATAGAGGTGCTCGTGACTCAAAGACCATAACTGTGGAGACATATGCCAGTGTCCTTATGGGACCTAACAGCGTTTCCGGGATATTACCTACAAGTTCACGCAGGTCTCCTTTAGAGGGTAGCACATCTGAAGATGATAACACCATCAGCTTTTTTTGTGGTAACCCATTAGTAGAAGTTACAAAAGGTGTCCTCCATTTGTATAAGGAAAa tGAATTAAAGGAAGCAGAAGAAGCTAAGACCCTGTGTTTGCTGTCAGTTCCTGGTGCATTAGGAGCTGCTGACCTATTGGCTTTTGCTGCAGCTTGCCAGGAGGATATATCACATGTTAGGGTACTACGAGATGGTTCTCCTGACCACTACATGGCCCTGCTTAC GTTTCGAACATGTCAGTCAGCACGGGAGTTCCATTCTGCATTTTCGGGTGTACCCTACAGTAGCCTGGAACCTCAAGCTCTGTGCCACATGGCCTGGGTGTCTCGTGTAGAGTGGGCTCGTCATGGAGCTGCACCCCCTTCGCACACTGAGTTGCCTACTTGCCCTGTTTGCCTGG AGCGCATGGACGAGAGCGTGGCGGGCGTGCTGAGCGTGCAGTGCGCGCACGCGTTCCACGCGGAGTGCCTCGTGCGCTGGCGGGACGCGCGCTGCCCCGTGTGTCGCTGCGCGCAGACGCCCGAGCCGCGCGAGCGGGCGCTCTGCCAGCAGTGCGAGAGCGAGAGAG AGGGCGAGGACACGGTGGAGGCGGAGGATGAGTGCGCGTCTGCGGGCGAAGGAGAGGGCGGCGAGGGCGCGGCTGAGGGGCTGGACGCGGGTTCGCTGTGGATCTGTCTTATCTGCGGACACGTGGGCTGCGGCAG GTACGAAAAGGGACATGCCGCTAAACACTTTCAGGCGTCAAATCACACATACGCGTTACAACTCGGCTCGAACAGAGTTTGGGATTATGCAG GCGACAACTTCGTGCACCGCCTCGTGCAGAACAAGGCGGACGGCAAGCTGGTGGCGGCCGAAGGCACCGCACACGACGACAAGCTGGACAACGCGCAGCTCGAGTTCACCTACATCCTCACGCGACAGCTGGACGGCCAGCGCTCCTACTACGAGGAGAGGATCGCGGA GCTGGAGCGCGCGCGCGCGGCCGAGCTGtgcgcggcgcgggcgcgcgcggcgggcgcgggcgccgAGGCCGCCGCGCTGCGCGACACGCTCGCCGCGCTGCGCCGCGACCACGCCGCGCTCGAGCGCCGCCTGCACCACCTCACCGCCAA GGTGTCCACACTGCAGAGTGCGCTGTCGGAGGAGCGCAGCCTGGCGGCGGCGATGGCGCGCTCGCACGCGCAGTGGCAGGAGCGAGCGGACGCGCGCGAGCAGGAACTCGCCACCGAG GTGGCAGATCTCAAAGAACAGGTACGCGACGTAATGTTCTTCGTGGAGGCTCGCGGACAACTGGAAAAGACTGAAGTCGCTACGCAAGAGGAAATCGCGTCCTCCAGCGTCACCGTGCAAGCGCCTGCTAAGCCGCGTAGACGAAGGCGATAA
- the LOC126775534 gene encoding BRCA1-associated protein isoform X2 encodes MSVSLCVLRIEIDEEVTEMGDNPVEVELAKEQKKKDRGARDSKTITVETYASVLMGPNSVSGILPTSSRRSPLEGSTSEDDNTISFFCGNPLVEVTKGVLHLYKENELKEAEEAKTLCLLSVPGALGAADLLAFAAACQEDISHVRVLRDGSPDHYMALLTFRTCQSAREFHSAFSGVPYSSLEPQALCHMAWVSRVEWARHGAAPPSHTELPTCPVCLERMDESVAGVLSVQCAHAFHAECLVRWRDARCPVCRCAQTPEPRERALCQQCESEREGEDTVEAEDECASAGEGEGGEGAAEGLDAGSLWICLICGHVGCGRYEKGHAAKHFQASNHTYALQLGSNRVWDYAGDNFVHRLVQNKADGKLVAAEGTAHDDKLDNAQLEFTYILTRQLDGQRSYYEERIAEVSTLQSALSEERSLAAAMARSHAQWQERADAREQELATEVADLKEQVRDVMFFVEARGQLEKTEVATQEEIASSSVTVQAPAKPRRRRR; translated from the exons atgtctgTATCTTTGTGCGTTTTACGGATAGAAATAGACGAAGAAGTGACTGAAATGGGTGATAATCCAGTTGAAGTTG aACTAGCTAAAGAACAGAAGAAAAAAGATAGAGGTGCTCGTGACTCAAAGACCATAACTGTGGAGACATATGCCAGTGTCCTTATGGGACCTAACAGCGTTTCCGGGATATTACCTACAAGTTCACGCAGGTCTCCTTTAGAGGGTAGCACATCTGAAGATGATAACACCATCAGCTTTTTTTGTGGTAACCCATTAGTAGAAGTTACAAAAGGTGTCCTCCATTTGTATAAGGAAAa tGAATTAAAGGAAGCAGAAGAAGCTAAGACCCTGTGTTTGCTGTCAGTTCCTGGTGCATTAGGAGCTGCTGACCTATTGGCTTTTGCTGCAGCTTGCCAGGAGGATATATCACATGTTAGGGTACTACGAGATGGTTCTCCTGACCACTACATGGCCCTGCTTAC GTTTCGAACATGTCAGTCAGCACGGGAGTTCCATTCTGCATTTTCGGGTGTACCCTACAGTAGCCTGGAACCTCAAGCTCTGTGCCACATGGCCTGGGTGTCTCGTGTAGAGTGGGCTCGTCATGGAGCTGCACCCCCTTCGCACACTGAGTTGCCTACTTGCCCTGTTTGCCTGG AGCGCATGGACGAGAGCGTGGCGGGCGTGCTGAGCGTGCAGTGCGCGCACGCGTTCCACGCGGAGTGCCTCGTGCGCTGGCGGGACGCGCGCTGCCCCGTGTGTCGCTGCGCGCAGACGCCCGAGCCGCGCGAGCGGGCGCTCTGCCAGCAGTGCGAGAGCGAGAGAG AGGGCGAGGACACGGTGGAGGCGGAGGATGAGTGCGCGTCTGCGGGCGAAGGAGAGGGCGGCGAGGGCGCGGCTGAGGGGCTGGACGCGGGTTCGCTGTGGATCTGTCTTATCTGCGGACACGTGGGCTGCGGCAG GTACGAAAAGGGACATGCCGCTAAACACTTTCAGGCGTCAAATCACACATACGCGTTACAACTCGGCTCGAACAGAGTTTGGGATTATGCAG GCGACAACTTCGTGCACCGCCTCGTGCAGAACAAGGCGGACGGCAAGCTGGTGGCGGCCGAAGGCACCGCACACGACGACAAGCTGGACAACGCGCAGCTCGAGTTCACCTACATCCTCACGCGACAGCTGGACGGCCAGCGCTCCTACTACGAGGAGAGGATCGCGGA GGTGTCCACACTGCAGAGTGCGCTGTCGGAGGAGCGCAGCCTGGCGGCGGCGATGGCGCGCTCGCACGCGCAGTGGCAGGAGCGAGCGGACGCGCGCGAGCAGGAACTCGCCACCGAG GTGGCAGATCTCAAAGAACAGGTACGCGACGTAATGTTCTTCGTGGAGGCTCGCGGACAACTGGAAAAGACTGAAGTCGCTACGCAAGAGGAAATCGCGTCCTCCAGCGTCACCGTGCAAGCGCCTGCTAAGCCGCGTAGACGAAGGCGATAA
- the LOC126775614 gene encoding microprocessor complex subunit DGCR8 has product MSEEMDVIQPMAKRQKLEDGSSSADITENNLELGEDVPATEEKFKVDNKYENFVTPEELEKLKEFKVLDEVKSNDGDSNAEDSDTSEGKSEELPEEEIEKMLDENLPEDFKGTRKPKDKPYVTRTKIFLEEKGINQFEILPLDWMMVRHYSGMPLFMHRPTRVCTLAKPYFLGKGNTRRHDIPISAIPCLAYRRALEEEEKQKEIDRRVEEQIKNKTWLSDIENREPGTKMEVVIDNCESTNESSETSGFRGKCPFKHSIGKSDAGSKDIPNDVGAMGVEGAVGAVGAMGMEGAVGAAGAVNAMGAVGGRAVQLPDGRVMPAPRVESVDTSWKTQHLTAEQIHDYCKALFKFKTVNFMHFNRWADRRKYTKARKALQYPKLPEGTKLITIPATSSGQENGAGGKAKRDWVMNMNGCSYLSEFHEYVCRALQKQPVYEYKQLENASSPYQATVYIGGMQYGVGHGSSKRQAKYAAARASIQTLIPEMRQYLEPERAAQPKDPKEPDFSFFDYVGIEDPRIAEFCAATCEPSPHAILLTCLLRNFGAGDWHVNTEMKKLEYQKIELTMRVGKHSATVVCKNKKTAKQRASQAILQALHPHVRSWGSLLRLYGSRSVKSCKEKKLEEQQITLLQDKARHNEPNYAVLEKLRNEMRKLRERDESVVPIGTLLLADHLPSHSASNLNNVDL; this is encoded by the exons ATGAGTGAAGAAATGGATGTAATTCAACCCATGGCCAAAAGGCAAAAATTAGAAGATGGAAGTAGTAGTGCTGATATTACCGAAAATAATCTAGAGTTAGGTGAAGATGTTCCGGCAACGGAAGAGAAGTTTAAGgttgataataaatatgaaaattttgttACTCCCGAGGAGTTGGAGAAACTTAAGGAATTCAAAGTGCTCGATGAAGTGAAGTCTAATGATGGAGACAGCAATGCTGAAGATTCTGATACTTCTGAAG gcAAGTCTGAAGAATTGCCCGAGGAGGAAATTGAGAAGATGTTAGATGAGAATTTGCCGGAAGACTTTAAAGGAACTCGTAAGCCTAAAGATAAACCATACGTAACTCGCACAAAAATCTTCCTGGAAG AGAAAGGTATTAATCAATTCGAAATACTTCCCTTGGATTGGATGATGGTGCGACATTATAGTGGTATGCCTTTGTTTATGCATCGACCTACGCGGGTTTGCACTTTGGCGAAACCATATTTTCTTGGCAAGGGTAACACTCGG cgACACGATATTCCCATCAGCGCCATACCTTGTCTAGCTTATAGACGCGCTTTAGAAGAGGAGGAGAAGCAGAAAGAAATCGATCGTCGAGTGGAggaacagattaaaaataaaacatggctCAGTGATATCGAGAATAGAGAACCCGGTACTAAAATGGAAGTCGTTATTGACAACTGCGAATCTACGAATGAAAGCTCCGAGACGTCTGGCTTTAGGGGCAAGTGTCCGTTCAAGCATTCAATCGGGAAGAGTGACGCTGGGTCGAAGGACATTCCGAACGA TGTGGGCGCAATGGGTGTGGAGGGTGCAGTGGGTGCTGTGGGCGCAATGGGTATGGAGGGCGCAGTGGGTGCCGCGGGCGCCGTGAACGCAATGGGCGCCGTGGGCGGGCGCGCCGTGCAGCTGCCGGACGGGCGCGTCATGCCGGCGCCGCGCGTGGAGTCCGTAGACACGAGCTGGAAGACGCAGCACCTCACGGCCGAGCAGATCCACGACTACTGCAAAGCGCTTTTCAAGTTTAAGACCGTCAATTTTATGCATTTCAA CCGTTGGGCGGACCGACGTAAGTACACGAAGGCGAGGAAGGCTCTGCAATACCCTAAGCTGCCAGAGGGGACCAAGCTGATCACGATACCCGCGACATCCTCGGGTCAGGAGAACG GCGCGGGCGGGAAGGCGAAGCGCGACTGGGTGATGAACATGAACGGCTGCAGCTACCTGTCGGAGTTCCACGAGTACGTGTGCCGCGCGCTGCAGAAGCAGCCCGTGTACGAGTACAAGCAACTGGAAAACGCGTCGTCGCCGTACCAGGCCACGGTGTACATCGGCGGCATGCAGTACGGCGTGGGCCACGGCTCCAGCAAGCGCCAGGCCAAGTACGCCGCCGCGCGTGCCTCCATTCAAACGCTCATCCCCGAGATGCGCCAGTACCTGGAGCCCGAGCGCGCCGCGCAGCCCAAGGACCCCAAGGAGCCCGACTTCAGC TTCTTCGACTACGTCGGCATTGAGGACCCGCGCATCGCGGAGTTCTGCGCGGCCACCTGCGAGCCCTCCCCGCACGCCATACTGCTCACCTGTCTGCTGCGGAACTTCGGCGCCGGCGACTGGCACGTCAACACCGAG ATGAAGAAGCTGGAGTATCAGAAGATCGAGCTGACGATGCGCGTCGGCAAGCATAGCGCTACCGTCGTGTGCAAGAACAAGAAGACCGCCAAGCAACGCGCCTCGCAGGCCATCCTGCAG GCGCTTCACCCTCACGTGCGTTCGTGGGGTTCACTGCTGCGCCTGTACGGGTCGCGCTCCGTCAAGAGCTGCAAGGAGAAGAAGCTGGAGGAGCAGCAGATCACGCTGCTGCAGGACAAGGCGCGCCACAACGAGCCCAACTACGCCGTGCTCGAGAAGTTGCGCAACGAGATGCGCAAACTGCGTGAGCGCGATGAGTCGGTCGTGCCCATCGGCACGCTGCTGCTGGCCGACCACCTGCCGTCGCACTCCGCCTCCAACCTCAACAACGTGGACCTGTAG
- the LOC126775528 gene encoding glucose dehydrogenase [FAD, quinone], translating to MAITCNCPMSQPGPTLAATCGGGAFMLFMGLLEVFLRSQCDLEDPCGRTQYRRHMDSVYDFIVVGGGSAGSVVASRLSEVPEWRVLLLEAGFDEPTGAQVPSMFLNFIGSSIDWGYHTEPEPAACLSEKDRKCYWPRGKVLGGTSVMNGMMYIRGSRKDYDDWAAAGNEGWSYEEVLPYFMKSEDNKQIEEMDKGYHATGGPLTVSQFPYHPPLSYSIIKAGEELGYQVRDLNGEAHTGFSIAQTTNRNGSRLSVARAFLRPAKNRPNLHVMLNATVTKVLINQTTRQAYAVEVRNSFGGTEVIFANNEIILSGGAVASPQILQLSGIGDPEVLSRAGVRLVHKLPAVGRNLHNHVAHFLNFHVNDNNTTPLNWATAMEYLLFRDGLMSGTGISEVTALINTKYANPEDDNPDVQLFFGGFLADCAKTGMVGEKLGDGSRSVQIFPAVLHPKSRGRLEIASSDPFAYPKIYANYLTHPDDVKTLIEGIKFAIKLSETKTLKKYGMKLDKTPVKGCEKIKFGCDAYWECAVRMQTAPENHQAGSCKMGPRGDPTAVVDNFLQVQGIDRLRVADASVMPAVTSGNTNAPTVMIGERAADFIKKRWLGGTTVPYPLNNEGGVSNVLSVSESRYPGWQRWA from the exons TATCGTCGACACATGGACTCGGTATACGATTTCATAGTGGTTGGCGGTGGATCAGCGGGCTCAGTGGTGGCGTCCAGGCTCTCTGAGGTGCCGGAGTGGAGGGTGCTACTCTTAGAGGCTG GCTTTGACGAGCCTACTGGTGCCCAGGTTCCCTCAATGTTCCTCAACTTCATTGGATCAAGTATCGACTGGGGATATCACACAGAACCTGAACCGGCCGCTTGTCTTAGTGAAAAGGATAGAAAATGTTACTGGCCCAGAGGGAAG GTCTTGGGTGGGACATCTGTAATGAATGGCATGATGTACATACGAGGTTCCCGCAAAGACTATGACGATTGGGCGGCAGCAGGCAACGAGGGCTGGTCCTACGAAGAAGTTCTTCCGTACTTCATGAAGTCCGAAGATAATAAGCAGATAGAGGAGATGGACAAGGGCTATCACGCCACAGGAGGGCCGTTAACAGTATCTCAGTTTCCTTACCATCCACCTCTGAGTTACAGTATTATTAAAGCCGGAGAGGAATTAG GATACCAAGTTCGAGATCTAAATGGAGAAGCTCACACTGGCTTTTCAATCGCACAGACCACGAATCGTAATGGCTCCCGTTTAAGTGTGGCCCGCGCTTTCCTTAGACCAGCCAAAAATCGCCCCAACCTACACGTGATGCTTAACGCTACGGTCACCAAGGTTCTAATCAATCAGACTACAAGACAGGCATATGCCGTCGAAGTGAGGAATAGTTTCGGTGGAACTGAAGTTATATTTGCCAACAATGAAATCATTTTAAG TGGTGGTGCTGTAGCATCCCCCCAGATCCTTCAACTGAGTGGTATAGGTGATCCCGAAGTCCTCTCTCGTGCAGGCGTCCGCCTCGTGCACAAGCTGCCTGCTGTAGGACGTAACCTCCATAACCATGTGGCCCACTTTCTCAACTTCCACGTTAACGACAATAACACCACTCCTCTTAACTGGGCCACTGCGATGGAGTATTTACTTTTCAGAGATGGACTCATGTCTGGGACTG GAATCTCCGAAGTGACCGCGCTTATTAACACAAAATACGCGAATCCTGAAGACGACAATCCAGATGTGCAGTTATTTTTCGGTGGATTCCTAGCGGATTGTGCAAAAACAGGAATGGTCGGAGAGAAACTTGGAGATGGCTCTAGAAGTGTACAAATTTTCCCCGCCGTCTTGCATCCTAAGAGTCGGGGACGACTGGAAATAGCCAGCTCAGATCCATTCGCTTACCCAAAAATTTATGCAAA ctACCTGACTCATCCCGATGATGTCAAGACATTGATAGAGGGCATTAAATTCGCCATCAAGTTGTCGGAGACAAAAACTCTTAAGAAATATGGCATGAAATTAGACAAGACCCCAGTCAAAGGTTGTGAAAAAATCAAATTTGGCTGCGATGCGTACTGGGAGTGCGCGGTGCGGATGCAGACCGCGCCGGAGAATCACCAGGCGGGCTCCTGCAAGATGGGGCCTCGCGGCGATCCTACTGCGGTCGTAGATAACTTTTTACAG GTGCAAGGCATAGACCGACTGCGCGTAGCAGACGCAAGCGTGATGCCGGCGGTGACCTCGGGCAACACCAACGCGCCGACCGTCATGATCGGCGAACGTGCCGCAGACTTCATTAAGAAACGCTGGCTCGGTGGAACGACC GTTCCATACCCGCTCAACAACGAGGGAGGGGTGTCGAACGTGCTGTCAGTCAGCGAAAGCCGGTACCCGGGCTGGCAACGCTGGGCCTGA